The proteins below are encoded in one region of uncultured Fibrobacter sp.:
- a CDS encoding ABC transporter substrate-binding protein, translating to MNHNLHKKHSRIALAFLFTFACAASAFAADKISIGYLSSTGQGKFFIAKDAGIFEKNGLDVTLVEFSNSGDGIAAVRAGKLDAGAFGSLAPLIHIAQGADIRVIGGIMGGDQAVITRKENAGSVKKLSDLKGKKIATIRLGTADAIVRGGLKKEGIDWHKDVTIVELKNPPAVIEAVKNGSVYAGVTWGPHDLRAEEAGLSVVLRSKDINPGHICCRLIASLRKIDGREDVYKRLVKSLIEAEELVQNDHKKSVEIIAKWIKLDTALVNKAFYSGHVTQDTDPNVKGVEFFWDFLKDAEFIKSDKKVAEYVRTDFYQKAIAELRKQKPNSEFYANAEKIFKSRN from the coding sequence ATGAATCATAATCTTCATAAAAAGCATTCTCGGATTGCTTTGGCATTCCTTTTCACCTTCGCCTGTGCCGCATCTGCTTTTGCCGCAGACAAGATTTCCATCGGTTACCTCTCTTCTACGGGTCAGGGAAAATTCTTCATCGCTAAAGATGCCGGCATCTTCGAGAAGAACGGCCTTGACGTGACCTTGGTGGAATTTTCGAATTCCGGTGACGGCATCGCCGCAGTCCGCGCGGGCAAACTCGACGCCGGTGCATTCGGCTCTCTCGCTCCGCTCATCCACATTGCACAAGGCGCAGACATCCGCGTCATTGGCGGTATCATGGGTGGCGACCAGGCTGTCATCACCCGCAAGGAAAACGCTGGCTCCGTCAAGAAGTTGAGCGATCTCAAGGGCAAGAAAATCGCGACTATTCGCTTGGGTACTGCCGATGCAATCGTTCGTGGCGGCCTCAAGAAAGAAGGCATCGACTGGCACAAAGACGTGACCATCGTGGAACTCAAGAACCCGCCTGCAGTAATCGAAGCTGTAAAGAACGGCAGCGTGTACGCAGGCGTCACTTGGGGTCCGCATGACCTCCGTGCCGAAGAAGCGGGCCTTTCCGTGGTGCTTCGCAGTAAGGACATCAATCCGGGCCACATCTGCTGCCGCCTGATTGCCTCGCTCCGCAAGATTGACGGTCGCGAGGACGTTTACAAGCGCTTGGTCAAGTCGCTGATCGAAGCCGAGGAACTGGTGCAAAATGACCACAAGAAGAGTGTGGAAATTATTGCCAAGTGGATCAAGCTCGACACAGCCCTTGTCAACAAGGCGTTCTACAGCGGTCATGTCACGCAAGATACCGACCCGAACGTGAAGGGCGTCGAATTCTTCTGGGATTTCTTGAAGGATGCTGAATTCATCAAGTCCGACAAGAAGGTCGCTGAATATGTGCGTACCGACTTCTACCAGAAAGCCATCGCAGAACTCCGCAAGCAAAAGCCGAATTCCGAGTTCTACGCGAATGCTGAAAAAATATTCAAGTCCAGAAACTAG
- a CDS encoding ABC transporter permease subunit, with amino-acid sequence MRTFKKYLSKLSGILFLLFLLGIWAFISCGPEWSSQYLFPSPKAIANALFDSREELLRSAGASLLKLVPAYLVAAIVGISIGILSGSVSWISNMLKPISRFAAPIPPNVYIPYAIAILPTFYLSSTFIIFIAAFWPIYLNTAAGAADIPEKYKRNAAIIGIGRFEYLWRIALVASLPSIFSGLSVGMGLSFIMLTVAELFGENTGLGHFVQFYADYSDYPNMVAGILWTGIVVLAIMELFEFVKRKLLFWTKAN; translated from the coding sequence ATGAGAACTTTTAAAAAATATCTATCCAAGCTTTCAGGAATTCTTTTCCTCCTGTTTTTACTGGGAATCTGGGCTTTCATCAGTTGTGGCCCGGAATGGAGCAGCCAATACCTGTTTCCATCGCCCAAGGCGATAGCGAACGCCCTCTTTGATTCTCGTGAAGAACTCTTGCGAAGTGCAGGAGCGTCCCTCTTGAAACTTGTCCCCGCTTACCTAGTGGCGGCCATTGTCGGCATTTCCATCGGAATTCTTTCCGGGTCTGTTTCTTGGATAAGCAACATGCTGAAACCGATTTCCCGATTTGCAGCGCCGATTCCGCCCAACGTTTATATTCCCTACGCTATTGCGATTCTCCCGACCTTTTACCTGTCATCCACGTTTATCATTTTTATTGCTGCATTCTGGCCTATTTACTTGAATACGGCAGCCGGTGCCGCCGATATTCCCGAAAAATACAAACGCAACGCCGCTATTATTGGAATAGGTCGCTTTGAATACTTGTGGAGAATTGCCCTTGTAGCAAGCCTTCCGTCCATATTCTCAGGGCTTTCCGTAGGCATGGGACTTTCGTTCATCATGCTCACGGTCGCAGAACTCTTCGGCGAAAATACGGGGCTTGGGCACTTTGTGCAATTTTATGCGGACTATTCCGACTATCCCAACATGGTGGCAGGAATTCTTTGGACAGGAATTGTCGTGCTTGCGATTATGGAACTTTTTGAATTTGTAAAACGCAAACTCTTGTTCTGGACAAAGGCGAATTAG
- a CDS encoding nitrogenase component 1: protein MASTNINLNMTSVENREYRLGTIIGWDGKASDLIKESAYDERSAKKHGGCAGKGSGCKLCELASPLNQETMCSNAIIQCQVGNLTDCALIDHSPIGCSGENSKFNLSMHVGLKRRGKPLQNTLNISTNLKEQDMVFGASEKLRQTIRDAKERFNPKAIFIGMACATAIIGEDIDSIAEEMEPEVGVPIIPLHCEGFRSKHWSTGFDIAFHGVLRQIVERHPTKKQNDLINIVALWGSDYFSEMLAPLGLRVNYLLDTASFEEIRQASEAVATATFCDTLGGYMATALEESFGVPQIDAPQPYGIKGTDEWLRAIAKVVGKEKEVEEYIESEHKRIAPKLAELREFFKGKNGIVMTGSAYAHGLISVLSELGIGHDAALVFHHDPIYDGAGKHQDTLKELVETYGDIPHYTVSKTRAFQLPQLLKRAKTDFLLIRHPGLASVAGHLGFPTLTMGDEHIPVGYEGILRIGEMLKGVLSRTKFNQVLKRNVKLPYSDWWLAQDDPFYLTHHPETLNDLPEPRNLKFSKDKEPYSENA from the coding sequence ATGGCATCGACCAATATTAACCTTAACATGACCTCGGTCGAAAACCGCGAATATCGACTGGGTACGATTATCGGCTGGGACGGCAAGGCGAGCGACCTGATTAAGGAATCTGCCTATGACGAACGCAGCGCAAAAAAACATGGTGGCTGTGCAGGCAAGGGTAGCGGCTGTAAGCTTTGCGAGCTAGCGTCCCCGCTCAACCAAGAAACCATGTGCTCTAACGCTATTATCCAGTGCCAGGTAGGTAATTTGACGGACTGCGCCCTGATTGACCATTCTCCGATTGGCTGCAGTGGCGAAAACTCCAAATTCAACCTTTCTATGCATGTGGGCCTTAAGCGTCGCGGCAAGCCTTTGCAAAATACGTTGAACATCAGCACCAACCTTAAAGAACAGGACATGGTGTTCGGCGCTTCCGAAAAGCTTCGCCAAACGATTCGTGACGCGAAGGAACGCTTCAACCCCAAGGCGATTTTCATCGGCATGGCTTGCGCTACCGCTATTATCGGTGAAGACATCGATTCCATTGCCGAAGAAATGGAACCCGAAGTCGGCGTACCTATCATTCCGCTGCATTGCGAAGGTTTCCGCTCCAAGCACTGGTCTACTGGCTTTGACATTGCCTTCCATGGCGTTCTTCGCCAGATTGTGGAACGTCACCCGACCAAGAAGCAGAATGACTTGATTAACATCGTTGCCCTCTGGGGTTCGGACTATTTCTCCGAAATGCTCGCTCCGCTTGGGCTGCGCGTGAATTACCTTCTGGATACGGCATCCTTCGAAGAAATCCGCCAAGCTTCCGAAGCTGTCGCGACCGCTACCTTCTGCGATACGTTGGGCGGCTACATGGCTACGGCACTTGAAGAATCCTTCGGCGTTCCGCAAATTGACGCCCCGCAGCCTTACGGCATCAAGGGTACCGACGAATGGCTCCGCGCCATTGCAAAGGTTGTCGGCAAGGAAAAGGAAGTCGAAGAATACATCGAAAGCGAACACAAGCGTATCGCTCCGAAACTTGCCGAACTCCGCGAATTTTTCAAGGGCAAGAATGGCATCGTGATGACGGGTTCTGCTTATGCTCACGGCCTTATCAGCGTTCTTTCGGAGCTGGGAATTGGCCACGACGCAGCCCTCGTTTTCCATCACGACCCCATTTACGATGGTGCTGGAAAACATCAGGACACGTTGAAAGAGCTTGTGGAAACTTACGGCGACATTCCGCACTATACCGTAAGTAAGACCCGCGCCTTCCAGCTTCCGCAGCTTTTGAAGCGCGCCAAGACGGACTTCTTGCTCATTCGTCATCCGGGTCTTGCCTCTGTTGCGGGCCACCTCGGATTCCCGACCCTCACCATGGGCGACGAGCATATTCCGGTGGGCTACGAAGGTATTCTCCGCATTGGCGAAATGCTCAAGGGCGTTCTTTCGCGTACAAAGTTCAACCAGGTTCTCAAGCGTAATGTAAAGCTCCCGTATTCTGATTGGTGGCTCGCTCAGGACGATCCGTTCTACCTGACGCATCACCCGGAAACACTTAACGACCTTCCTGAACCGAGAAACCTCAAGTTCAGCAAAGATAAAGAACCCTATTCGGAAAACGCATAG
- a CDS encoding class I SAM-dependent methyltransferase → MISKTALLCALARAVHTHSKCEKIFEDEFALDFVGLKEYRHARNLAKTFLPAKKPGVKNYLTKDLLNQYFLPIVLPRNRFAEDIVDTKQKTGDVQYVLLGAGLDSFALRNKSQNVDVFELDLYETQVFKIERMRELFTKRRPKVHFVEIDFNKDSIIDRLMYAGFNPKKRSVFSILGVSYYIPIEIFFKTISQISQIAATNSVVVFDYYEKEQNSADSTTKISRLKQIAAACGERMADGYDPAQVIELAKKSGIKYCHDLTPKDLDEAFFRDSAELSAFEGVHLIYCGL, encoded by the coding sequence ATGATTAGCAAAACTGCGCTTTTGTGCGCTCTTGCCCGGGCCGTACACACCCACAGTAAATGCGAAAAGATTTTTGAAGACGAATTTGCGCTGGATTTTGTCGGTTTAAAGGAATACCGCCACGCCCGCAACCTCGCAAAGACGTTTCTCCCCGCGAAAAAGCCAGGCGTTAAAAATTATCTAACCAAGGATTTACTGAATCAGTATTTCCTACCGATTGTTCTTCCGCGTAATCGTTTTGCCGAAGATATTGTCGATACCAAGCAGAAAACAGGAGACGTGCAATATGTGCTCTTGGGTGCGGGCCTAGATTCTTTTGCGCTTAGGAACAAAAGCCAAAATGTAGATGTCTTTGAATTGGACCTTTATGAAACTCAGGTTTTCAAGATTGAGCGGATGCGGGAACTTTTCACCAAAAGGCGACCTAAAGTTCACTTTGTAGAAATTGATTTCAACAAAGACAGCATCATTGACAGATTGATGTATGCGGGATTTAATCCCAAAAAGCGCTCCGTCTTTTCGATTCTTGGAGTGTCCTACTACATTCCGATTGAAATTTTCTTCAAGACCATTTCGCAGATTTCCCAGATTGCAGCGACTAATAGCGTGGTGGTTTTCGATTACTACGAAAAAGAGCAGAACAGCGCGGACAGCACCACTAAAATCAGCCGCCTAAAGCAAATTGCCGCCGCATGTGGCGAACGAATGGCTGATGGTTACGACCCCGCACAAGTGATTGAACTGGCCAAAAAATCGGGCATCAAATATTGCCACGACCTTACCCCAAAAGATCTCGACGAAGCTTTTTTCAGGGATTCAGCAGAACTTTCCGCATTCGAAGGCGTTCACCTGATTTACTGCGGCTTATAG
- a CDS encoding ABC transporter ATP-binding protein codes for MSQTQSGFETTNLGFSYDGKAILKDINLKINQGEFVCLLGESGSGKTTLLNLFAGLTKPGEGHIYWNGKEIEKPSAERSVVFQDYSLFPWLTLLQNVTLAIKKTKKVKSGDAKHLAEEYLNLVGLSRSLNKYPFELSGGMRQRGAIARALSVGADALLLDEPFGALDPVNRASLQDLVLELCRGVKDRPITTLFVTHDIREAVYLGSRIVVLGSTPGRIIADIPLDFPVRKNRSDWFRDEKVQQTIVAIEDAYHKDVLEKLGHIVQGGASI; via the coding sequence ATGAGTCAAACGCAAAGTGGTTTTGAAACGACGAATCTCGGTTTTTCTTACGATGGCAAGGCCATCCTGAAAGACATCAACTTGAAAATAAATCAAGGTGAATTCGTGTGCCTGCTGGGCGAAAGCGGCAGCGGTAAAACCACCTTGCTGAATCTTTTCGCAGGCCTCACCAAGCCGGGCGAAGGCCATATTTATTGGAACGGAAAGGAAATCGAAAAACCTTCCGCCGAAAGGAGCGTCGTCTTCCAGGACTACTCCCTTTTTCCATGGCTCACCCTTCTCCAGAACGTCACGCTCGCCATCAAGAAGACTAAAAAAGTCAAGAGTGGCGATGCGAAACATTTGGCCGAAGAATACCTGAACTTGGTGGGACTTTCGAGAAGCCTCAACAAATATCCCTTTGAACTATCGGGCGGAATGCGCCAACGCGGAGCAATAGCAAGAGCCCTGAGCGTTGGTGCCGATGCCCTTTTATTAGATGAACCTTTTGGGGCGCTTGACCCCGTAAACCGAGCAAGCCTTCAGGACTTGGTCTTGGAACTTTGCCGTGGCGTAAAAGATCGACCAATTACAACGTTGTTTGTAACTCATGATATTCGTGAAGCCGTCTATTTGGGAAGTCGAATTGTCGTATTGGGATCGACACCAGGCCGTATCATTGCAGACATTCCTCTGGATTTCCCGGTAAGGAAAAATCGTAGTGATTGGTTCCGCGACGAAAAAGTTCAACAGACTATCGTTGCCATTGAAGATGCCTACCACAAAGATGTCCTTGAAAAACTCGGGCATATCGTACAGGGAGGTGCAAGCATATGA
- a CDS encoding nitrogenase component 1 → MSEALKTKKKSNSISDPRYSCAVGASNTVVGIKGAVPIANCSPGCQLKQTAFLTFENGFQGSIYAGAGNMPSANSTENDIVFGGIKTLDQLIKSTLKVFNGDLYVVLTGCVGGLIGDDVSSLVNEYRDLGYPIVAVDTAGFKGNNLFGHEEVVNAIVDQFVGDYKGERKKGLINLWSEVPYYNQNWRGDYQELARILRGAGFEVNVLFGPENNGVKDWLRIPEAQFNLVVSPWVGVRNAEHLQEKYGQPFLHIPEIPIGAEATSEFIRKVVEFAGIDKEQSEKFIEQENGIYYYYLEHFSEFFAEYWYGMPSEFAITADSAYTLAYTKFLADQIGLIPRKAIVSDDPPQKFREQIEKAFHNISEGVDVQVEFEEDGYLIEKSIKEVDFSSGKPLILASSWEINLANDKGALFFEVTPPSSETLIINRSFVGYKGALNLLEKIYSASVGGK, encoded by the coding sequence ATGTCAGAAGCACTTAAAACAAAGAAAAAAAGCAATTCTATTTCGGACCCCCGCTATTCTTGCGCAGTTGGCGCGTCTAATACGGTTGTCGGCATCAAGGGTGCCGTGCCTATTGCCAACTGCTCTCCGGGTTGCCAGCTCAAGCAAACTGCTTTCCTCACGTTCGAAAACGGTTTCCAGGGTAGCATTTACGCCGGTGCCGGCAACATGCCGAGCGCAAACTCCACCGAAAACGACATCGTGTTCGGCGGCATCAAGACTTTGGATCAGTTGATCAAATCGACGCTCAAGGTTTTCAACGGCGACCTCTATGTCGTTCTCACCGGTTGCGTGGGCGGCCTCATTGGTGACGACGTCTCGAGCCTGGTTAACGAATATCGCGATTTGGGTTACCCGATTGTCGCTGTTGATACCGCAGGTTTCAAGGGCAACAACCTTTTCGGTCACGAAGAAGTCGTGAATGCCATTGTCGACCAGTTCGTGGGCGATTACAAGGGCGAACGCAAGAAGGGCCTTATCAACCTCTGGTCCGAAGTTCCGTATTACAACCAGAACTGGCGCGGTGATTATCAGGAACTGGCCCGCATTCTTCGCGGCGCAGGTTTTGAAGTCAACGTGCTGTTTGGACCCGAAAATAATGGTGTCAAGGACTGGTTGCGCATTCCGGAAGCTCAGTTCAACCTGGTGGTTTCGCCTTGGGTTGGCGTTCGCAATGCCGAACACCTTCAAGAAAAATACGGTCAGCCGTTCCTTCACATTCCTGAAATTCCCATTGGTGCCGAAGCGACAAGCGAATTCATCCGTAAGGTTGTCGAATTTGCAGGAATCGACAAGGAACAGAGCGAAAAGTTCATTGAACAAGAAAATGGTATCTATTACTACTATCTGGAACACTTTTCTGAATTCTTCGCTGAATACTGGTACGGCATGCCGAGCGAATTCGCCATCACCGCTGATTCTGCCTACACGCTTGCCTACACCAAGTTCCTTGCCGACCAGATCGGACTTATTCCGCGCAAGGCAATTGTCAGCGACGATCCTCCGCAGAAATTCCGCGAGCAGATCGAAAAAGCCTTCCACAACATTAGCGAAGGCGTCGATGTCCAGGTGGAATTTGAGGAAGATGGCTACCTGATTGAAAAGTCAATCAAGGAAGTCGATTTCTCTTCTGGAAAGCCCTTGATTCTCGCTTCTTCGTGGGAAATCAATCTTGCCAACGACAAGGGAGCTTTGTTCTTCGAAGTTACTCCCCCTTCCAGCGAAACCTTGATTATCAATCGTAGTTTCGTCGGTTACAAGGGCGCGCTGAATCTGCTCGAAAAGATTTACAGCGCATCCGTTGGCGGAAAATAA